In Hydractinia symbiolongicarpus strain clone_291-10 chromosome 15, HSymV2.1, whole genome shotgun sequence, one DNA window encodes the following:
- the LOC130629014 gene encoding uncharacterized protein LOC130629014, protein MFCFYLLILTVTLVSGKFLGDSCGGDYGDFKLHQYPSPLILQEGKRWTIQLKGEIKKAFPDEVIVEFLIKKKLDAIGYFTVPCINMIGSCSYKVTCASLDATMGKYGDPCPALPGSFKRTFYFNVPKIPVLVGFAGKGHYSVQISIKNKVKQLLSCTKTYINVSK, encoded by the exons atgttttgtttttacttgctAATTTTAACTGTAACACTCGTGTCTGGAAAATTTCTTGGAGATTCGTGTGGAG GTGATTATGGAGATTTCAAATTGCACCAATATCCAAGTCCTTTGATCCTCCAAGAAGGAAAACGTTGGACCATCCAACTGAAAGGAGAGATCAAAAAAGCTTTTCCTGATGAAGTGATTGTGGAATTCCTTATTAAGAAAAAGCTAGACGCTATTGGATATTTCACTGTACCATGCATTAATATGATTGGCTCATG TTCTTACAAAGTAACATGCGCTTCGCTAGATGCAACAATGGGTAAATATGGAGATCCATGTCCAGCCCTACCTGGATCATTCAAAAGAACATTTTACTTTAATGTACCAAAAATACCAGTACTTGTTGGCTTCGCTGGCAAG GGACATTATTCCGTACAAATTTCTATCAAAAACAAAGTTAAACAACTATTATCCTGCACGAAGACTTACATTAATGTATCTAAATAA
- the LOC130629106 gene encoding uncharacterized protein LOC130629106 produces MHVVRVHRNKVALILLLTMLLVTTMLQSIQLLLQNQVMNVRIAIKRMSDDALRENEILKQRGELHKQSIESSNKDVTDGEIFSPRKTNSLAKNKVEFSESFDSTSTGYTLLILTFGGMELTISLDALNNNNGVIYWHEPMKIWERIHERWSGSDLKIYKTDPLRNFKYSNPNSIVYNSTAEFYNELFSCRFSLKIEPFISEAAKICPDLLVQSGAISKLLGCFQQKAQYTCAVSKATATEMNKMCSMKKHNVIVKESEESLHSLQILHQNLKDNIRRSLKVLHLVRDPRGVLFDFSHHGRVPTNVFRTDFREQVEFVCNRLITDFTFGEKKLRFTNEYALYRYEDVEINFEKIFRNVLKIKTSQSEYSREKRINYTKLNANWWRKNIPMQFSASVENICWESITSLHYAFVGLQEERMRGSAPLID; encoded by the coding sequence ATGCATGTCGTACGCGTGCATCGAAACAAAGTGGCGCTAATACTGTTACTAACCATGCTTCTCGTAACAACGATGCTTCAGTCGATACAATTGTTGCTACAAAATCAAGTTATGAACGTTAGAATCGCCATTAAAAGAATGTCAGACGACGCGCTGCGAgaaaacgaaattttaaaacaacgcGGTGAGTTACATAAACAATCGATTGAAAGTAGCAACAAAGATGTTACAGACGGCGAGATTTTTTCGCCACGAAAAACAAATTCGTTggcaaaaaataaagttgagTTTAGTGAAAGCTTTGACTCAACATCAACGGGGTACACACTGCTGATATTAACGTTCGGAGGTATGGAACTAACAATATCATTGGATGctttaaacaacaacaatggcGTCATTTACTGGCATGAACCAATGAAAATATGGGAAAGAATACATGAGCGTTGGTCAGGTAGTGACTTGAAAATTTACAAAACTGACCCATTGAGAAATTTCAAGTACTCTAATCCTAACAGCATTGTTTATAACAGCACAGCCGAATTCTACAACGAACTTTTCTCGTGTCGATTTTCATTAAAAATCGAACCTTTTATCTCTGAAGCTGCGAAGATATGTCCGGACTTGCTAGTTCAGTCCGGTGCAATAAGCAAGCTGTTGGGGTGTTTCCAACAAAAAGCTCAATACACATGCGCAGTGTCAAAAGCTACGGCAACGGAAATGAACAAAATGTGTAGTATGAAAAAGCACAATGTTATTGTTAAGGAGAGCGAAGAGAGCTTACACAGTCTGCAGATattacatcaaaatttaaaagacaACATCAGGCGTTCTCTAAAAGTATTACATTTAGTTCGCGATCCACGAGGTGTTTTATTCGACTTTTCGCATCATGGTCGTGTACCTACAAATGTATTTAGAACTGATTTCCGCGAACAAGTCGAATTTGTCTGTAACCGTTTAATTACCGATTTCACTTTTGGCGAGAAAAAGTTACGTTTTACGAACGAATATGCATTGTATCGATACGAAGATGTCGAAATAAACTTCGAAAAAATATTTCGtaatgtattaaaaataaaaacatcgcAATCCGAGTATAGTCGTGAAAAACGAATAAACTATACAAAACTTAACGCAAATTGGTGGAGAAAAAATATACCAATGCAGTTCTCCGCCTCCGTTGAAAATATATGCTGGGAAAGCATAACTTCCTTACATTACGCTTTTGTCGGCTTGCAAGAAGAACGCATGCGGGGAAGTGCTCCGCTGATAGACTAG